A window of the Abditibacteriota bacterium genome harbors these coding sequences:
- a CDS encoding phosphatidate cytidylyltransferase, which produces MLQRTVSALIGMAIIIGVVIIPYTIPIAVVVTVFAVIGVCELYKGAEKINIHPIWWLGIIATAVCVFSAVTFPENTEELAQKVLDSISRNIPSSDSQLDALAQEIVSTLSIHIQGFARLSLRHDVLSITPMFPLMISGLLFLGFLTEFFRPNREPLKNISITLFGAVYLGWLLSHLVMLKCFGGTMEFWGKTVPAGNCLLMLVLLCTWATDTFAYFVGRKFGKRKLSPKSSPNKTWEGSIGGWTGSVILALVTGWFIHLPLQHALFMGAVFGVVSQMGDLTASAIKREIGIKDFGNIIPGHGGVLDRIDSILFTAPFAYYYIMLFLPQYM; this is translated from the coding sequence ATGTTACAGAGAACCGTAAGCGCGCTCATAGGAATGGCCATCATCATAGGCGTGGTCATCATACCCTATACCATTCCCATAGCCGTCGTAGTCACAGTCTTCGCCGTCATCGGCGTATGCGAGCTGTACAAGGGCGCCGAAAAGATCAACATACACCCTATCTGGTGGCTGGGCATCATAGCCACTGCGGTGTGCGTGTTTTCTGCCGTCACCTTTCCCGAAAACACCGAGGAGCTGGCCCAAAAGGTGCTGGATTCCATTTCCCGGAATATCCCCAGCAGCGACAGCCAGCTAGACGCTCTCGCTCAGGAGATAGTCAGCACTCTGTCCATACACATCCAGGGCTTTGCCCGGCTGTCCCTCAGACATGACGTGCTGAGCATCACCCCCATGTTTCCGCTGATGATCAGCGGACTCTTGTTTCTCGGGTTTCTCACGGAGTTTTTCCGCCCCAACAGAGAGCCCCTGAAAAACATATCCATCACTCTGTTCGGCGCCGTGTATCTGGGCTGGCTCCTGAGCCATCTGGTCATGCTCAAATGCTTTGGCGGCACCATGGAATTCTGGGGCAAGACGGTGCCCGCGGGCAACTGCCTGCTGATGCTGGTGCTCCTGTGCACCTGGGCCACCGACACCTTTGCCTATTTTGTAGGCAGAAAATTCGGCAAGCGCAAGCTGAGCCCCAAATCCAGCCCCAACAAGACCTGGGAAGGCAGCATAGGCGGCTGGACCGGCAGCGTGATACTGGCTCTGGTAACGGGCTGGTTCATCCATCTGCCGCTGCAGCACGCCCTGTTTATGGGAGCAGTGTTCGGTGTGGTGTCCCAGATGGGCGACCTGACCGCCTCCGCCATCAAGAGAGAGATAGGCATCAAGGACTTTGGCAACATCATCCCCGGGCACGGCGGAGTGCTGGACAGGATAGACAGTATCCTCTTTACCGCTCCCTTTGCCTACTACTACATCATGCTCTTTCTGCCCCAGTACATGTAA
- a CDS encoding peptidylprolyl isomerase, whose amino-acid sequence MKKATIQTNKGIIEIELFEDKAPITTRNFVGLAKKGFYDGLTWHRVVDGFVIQGGCPKGDGTGGSGVHIPLEVCPELKHDSEGVVAMARSMMPDSASSQFYITLGAFPHLDMQYAVFGKVISGMDTVKSIRQGDLMQKVTIDENEA is encoded by the coding sequence ATGAAAAAAGCTACCATCCAGACCAACAAAGGCATCATCGAGATCGAGCTGTTTGAAGACAAGGCTCCCATCACCACCCGCAACTTCGTGGGACTGGCCAAGAAGGGCTTTTACGACGGCCTCACCTGGCACAGAGTGGTGGACGGCTTTGTGATCCAGGGCGGCTGCCCCAAGGGTGACGGCACCGGCGGCTCCGGAGTCCACATCCCTCTGGAGGTGTGCCCCGAGCTGAAGCACGACTCCGAAGGCGTGGTGGCCATGGCCCGTTCCATGATGCCCGACTCTGCCTCCAGCCAGTTCTACATCACTCTCGGCGCATTTCCTCATCTGGACATGCAGTATGCGGTCTTTGGCAAGGTCATCTCCGGCATGGACACGGTCAAGTCCATCCGCCAGGGCGACCTGATGCAGAAGGTCACCATCGACGAGAATGAAGCGTAA
- a CDS encoding dihydroorotate dehydrogenase has protein sequence MVTAVNLGGLMLKNPVTVGSGTFGYGMEMAEFYDISLLGGISVKGTSLTPRAGNPYPRTCETASGILNAIGLQNPGADRVLAEYLPRLEGCDTRVILNIIGNTADEYAALAEMFDGCSRVDAFELNVSCPNVKTGGIAFGTSAQGISSVVSAVRARTAKPVICKLSPNVTDITEMARAAEAAGSDAVSLVNTFLGTAIDPYKKRFVLANRTGGLSGPCIKPLALRMVNDVFRAVRIPVLGQGGIMTGTDAIEFMLAGATAVSVGTANLTKPDAALDVVRGIEEYMRETGVEDVNTLIGAAI, from the coding sequence ATGGTAACTGCTGTCAACCTGGGCGGGCTCATGCTGAAAAATCCGGTGACTGTGGGCTCCGGCACCTTTGGCTACGGTATGGAGATGGCCGAGTTTTACGACATATCCCTGCTGGGCGGCATCTCCGTCAAGGGTACCAGCCTCACTCCCAGAGCCGGCAATCCCTATCCCCGCACCTGCGAGACGGCCTCCGGCATACTCAACGCCATAGGCCTGCAGAATCCCGGCGCAGACCGGGTGCTTGCGGAATATCTGCCCCGGCTGGAGGGCTGCGATACCAGAGTCATACTCAATATCATAGGCAATACGGCCGACGAATACGCCGCTCTGGCGGAGATGTTTGACGGCTGCTCCAGAGTGGACGCCTTTGAGCTCAACGTATCCTGCCCCAACGTGAAGACCGGCGGCATAGCCTTTGGCACCTCCGCTCAGGGCATCAGTTCCGTGGTAAGCGCCGTCAGAGCCCGCACCGCCAAGCCTGTGATATGCAAGCTGTCCCCCAACGTGACCGATATAACAGAGATGGCCCGGGCGGCAGAGGCAGCCGGCAGCGACGCCGTATCCCTGGTCAACACCTTTTTGGGCACTGCCATAGACCCCTACAAAAAACGCTTTGTCCTGGCCAACCGCACCGGCGGGCTCTCAGGCCCCTGCATAAAACCCCTGGCTCTCCGTATGGTGAACGACGTCTTCAGGGCGGTACGGATACCCGTGCTGGGGCAGGGAGGCATCATGACCGGTACGGACGCCATAGAATTCATGCTGGCAGGCGCTACCGCCGTCAGCGTGGGCACCGCCAATCTCACCAAGCCGGACGCGGCTCTGGACGTGGTAAGGGGCATCGAGGAATATATGCGCGAAACGGGAGTGGAGGACGTGAATACTCTCATAGGCGCAGCGATATAA
- the ruvC gene encoding crossover junction endodeoxyribonuclease RuvC yields MRILGIDPGTAIIGFGVIDSQGGKRIFVDCGVITTPKTKPTPDRLLDIYTDINTIISEYQPDETAIERLFFNHNVTTAIDVAKASGVLNLAIVQRGLPIREYTPVEVKTAVTGYGGADKKQVQYMITRILDLKSVPNPDDAADALAVALCHSQASRLTRL; encoded by the coding sequence ATGAGAATACTTGGCATAGACCCGGGCACAGCCATCATAGGCTTCGGCGTCATAGACTCACAAGGCGGAAAGCGCATATTTGTGGACTGCGGGGTGATCACCACCCCCAAGACCAAGCCGACTCCGGACAGGCTGCTGGATATATATACCGACATCAACACCATCATCTCGGAATACCAGCCGGACGAGACAGCCATCGAAAGGCTGTTTTTCAATCACAACGTCACCACAGCCATCGACGTGGCCAAGGCCAGCGGCGTATTGAACCTGGCCATTGTCCAGCGGGGGCTCCCCATCAGGGAATACACTCCCGTGGAGGTCAAGACGGCGGTGACAGGCTACGGCGGCGCCGACAAAAAGCAGGTGCAGTATATGATCACCAGGATCCTGGATCTGAAGTCGGTCCCGAATCCGGACGACGCGGCAGACGCTCTGGCCGTGGCTCTGTGCCATTCTCAGGCAAGCAGACTGACAAGATTATAA
- a CDS encoding aldose 1-epimerase family protein, with product MATLFGKHYTKAQLMKKAGNIDQLGGVKRMQFCDGTSKGVECAVFDTGAGLTFTAAIDRALDITSARFNGMSLCYRTPIGDKSPYFYDPAGLEWLYSFPAGMFSTCGLMNVGVPNEFDGDVKGQHGRVSNIPASNVHVDGYWDGDDYIMFAKGKIRETAFFGVNTVIDRTVSAKLGENKVRVEDVITNEANRPMPLMVLYHMNTGFPLLDKNSYICFASEKAVPRDEEAEKGKDIYNVMQEPENGYAEQVFYHDMKSLPDGTTCAALINPDLQLGYYVKYNTNELGYMTQWKCMDEAQYVVGIEPANCHVYGMAWEAENGTLEYLDSFESKHIAFEIGVLSGKEEIDEYKACVEKIMKS from the coding sequence ATGGCTACATTATTCGGAAAGCACTATACCAAGGCCCAGCTCATGAAAAAAGCGGGCAACATAGACCAGCTGGGTGGCGTAAAGCGCATGCAGTTCTGCGACGGCACCTCCAAGGGCGTGGAATGCGCCGTATTCGACACGGGCGCGGGCCTGACCTTTACGGCGGCCATTGACAGGGCTCTGGATATCACCTCCGCCCGGTTCAACGGCATGAGCCTGTGCTACAGGACCCCCATCGGAGACAAGAGCCCCTATTTTTACGATCCCGCAGGATTGGAATGGCTGTATTCCTTCCCCGCAGGCATGTTTTCCACCTGCGGCCTCATGAACGTGGGCGTGCCCAACGAGTTTGACGGCGACGTGAAAGGCCAGCACGGCAGAGTGAGCAATATCCCCGCTTCCAACGTGCACGTGGACGGCTATTGGGACGGCGACGACTACATCATGTTTGCCAAGGGCAAGATCAGAGAGACCGCCTTTTTCGGAGTGAACACGGTGATAGACAGGACCGTCAGCGCCAAGCTGGGTGAAAACAAGGTGAGAGTGGAGGACGTCATCACCAACGAGGCCAACAGGCCCATGCCTCTGATGGTGCTCTATCACATGAACACGGGCTTTCCTCTGCTGGACAAGAACAGCTACATCTGCTTTGCTTCCGAAAAAGCGGTGCCCAGAGACGAGGAGGCCGAGAAGGGCAAGGATATATACAACGTGATGCAGGAGCCCGAGAACGGCTATGCGGAGCAGGTGTTTTATCACGACATGAAGTCTCTGCCCGACGGCACCACCTGCGCAGCCCTCATCAATCCGGACCTGCAGCTGGGCTACTACGTGAAATACAACACCAACGAGCTGGGCTATATGACTCAGTGGAAGTGTATGGACGAAGCCCAATACGTGGTGGGCATAGAGCCCGCCAACTGCCACGTGTACGGCATGGCCTGGGAGGCCGAAAACGGCACTCTCGAATATCTGGATTCCTTTGAGTCGAAGCACATCGCCTTTGAGATAGGGGTGCTCTCCGGCAAGGAGGAGATAGACGAATACAAGGCCTGCGTAGAAAAGATCATGAAGAGCTGA
- a CDS encoding DUF1638 domain-containing protein, with product MKLRILACGVFEPYLDRLTADKGDSVSCVSFDAGLHETPDLLRQTVQDEIDRISREGEDYDAIVLFYGLCGRGTGELVSREIPILIPRVHDCIALFMGSDAAYKKEFGRNPGTFYHTLGWLVKKINPNEMAAIDLYRNYDKIGWEQHPEYGRLEGKYGESNAEYILQFAASWQKNYSRGAYIDMGFGEDEYAAQTEVMARAFGWKYERIKGDMGFLRELFRGVHSDRVFVLPPFSVSKASGDDRIFNAVSAGESEHSFYETETVLYSEGESPLPKGVGLGIDAGGTYTDAVIFDFARRVVIAKAKALTTYEDLLIGINEALSKLPAEYLRTVQVTSLSTTLATNAIVEGRGSRVGTILYSPFERFAEDAGLSPCIQVRGALDISGAVLEDIDPEEVLAAADTLVRKEKCRALCVGGYASLRNPELSVRIRDIIRDKYPELSVICSHDISQKLNAVNSLKTAAANARLIPVISSLIHSVRRALDRCGVRGRLMIVKGDGTCVNTDAALERPIETVLSGPASSVSGARLLTGIKDAIVADVGGTTTDIAVLKDGLVDISQNGALVGGSVMQINAVSINTSGLGGDSRISFSRDRHITVGPVRNVPICSVAAAYPQVAGRLKDMSGRKYSTAPDTSQLDVLLYSPFWERVSLSPDETRLCGLLKEKGAMFASDARDALGLASNELLHLPALEAAGAIKRSHLTPTDLFHIQGRMSKWDTESALNALKVFAMLLGTDPEDLTERIWRQIRYMLLSQLLQRELTDETGRECALSGESEYMIRGITDERKGGVAFSLSLPHPLIAIGAPVKDMFEGFDKYVHCPVIIPEHADVANAVGAVSGEIIARETVYIRPGNDTGYIVYSSQKRLEENTLSGATATGLELCKELARAKSLAAGAREPLVRVTVKDRISHTTDGGLLFVERLLTGQGSGASIEATQEKEG from the coding sequence ATGAAACTCAGAATACTTGCCTGCGGGGTCTTTGAGCCCTATCTCGACCGGCTGACAGCCGACAAGGGCGACAGCGTCAGCTGCGTCTCGTTTGACGCCGGGCTCCACGAGACACCCGACCTGCTCAGACAGACCGTGCAGGATGAAATAGACAGAATATCCCGCGAAGGAGAGGACTATGACGCCATAGTGCTCTTTTACGGCTTGTGCGGACGGGGCACCGGGGAGCTGGTCTCCCGTGAGATACCCATCCTGATCCCCAGAGTGCACGACTGTATCGCCCTCTTTATGGGGTCGGATGCGGCCTACAAGAAGGAATTTGGCCGGAACCCCGGCACCTTTTATCACACCCTCGGATGGCTGGTCAAGAAGATCAATCCCAACGAGATGGCCGCCATCGACCTGTATCGCAATTATGACAAGATAGGCTGGGAGCAGCACCCCGAGTATGGCCGTCTGGAAGGCAAATACGGAGAGAGCAACGCCGAATACATACTGCAGTTTGCCGCCTCCTGGCAAAAGAACTACTCCCGGGGCGCCTACATAGACATGGGCTTCGGCGAGGACGAATACGCCGCTCAGACAGAGGTGATGGCCCGGGCCTTCGGCTGGAAATACGAGCGTATCAAGGGAGATATGGGCTTCCTCAGGGAGCTCTTTCGGGGCGTTCACAGCGACAGAGTGTTCGTGCTGCCTCCCTTTTCCGTGTCCAAGGCCAGCGGAGACGACCGTATCTTCAACGCCGTGTCCGCCGGCGAGAGCGAGCACAGCTTTTATGAGACGGAGACAGTGCTCTACTCCGAGGGAGAGTCCCCTCTGCCCAAGGGGGTAGGGCTGGGCATTGACGCCGGCGGCACCTACACCGATGCGGTGATATTTGACTTTGCCCGGCGGGTGGTCATAGCCAAGGCCAAGGCTCTCACCACCTACGAAGACCTGCTTATAGGCATCAACGAGGCTCTCTCCAAGCTGCCGGCCGAATACCTGCGGACGGTGCAGGTGACCAGCCTGTCCACCACTCTGGCCACCAACGCCATAGTGGAAGGCAGAGGGAGCCGGGTGGGCACCATTCTCTACTCTCCCTTTGAACGCTTTGCCGAGGACGCGGGCCTCTCTCCCTGCATACAGGTCAGGGGCGCTCTGGATATATCCGGCGCCGTGCTTGAGGATATTGACCCCGAGGAGGTGCTGGCGGCGGCAGACACTTTGGTCCGCAAGGAAAAATGCCGGGCCCTGTGCGTGGGAGGCTATGCCAGCCTGAGAAATCCGGAGCTGTCCGTGAGGATCAGGGACATCATCCGGGACAAATATCCCGAGCTGTCTGTCATATGCTCTCACGATATCAGCCAAAAGCTGAACGCCGTCAACTCTCTGAAGACGGCTGCTGCCAACGCCCGTCTGATACCGGTGATCAGCAGCCTCATTCACTCCGTGCGCCGGGCTCTCGACCGATGCGGCGTCAGGGGCAGGCTTATGATAGTCAAGGGCGACGGCACCTGCGTGAATACGGACGCTGCTCTGGAACGGCCCATCGAGACAGTGCTGTCCGGCCCGGCTTCCTCAGTCAGCGGCGCCCGGCTGCTGACAGGCATAAAGGACGCCATAGTGGCGGACGTGGGCGGCACCACCACCGATATAGCCGTGCTGAAGGACGGACTGGTGGACATCAGCCAAAACGGGGCGCTGGTGGGCGGCTCTGTGATGCAGATCAACGCCGTAAGCATCAATACCAGCGGACTGGGAGGAGACTCCCGCATATCCTTTTCCCGGGACAGACATATCACCGTAGGCCCCGTGAGAAACGTGCCCATATGCAGCGTGGCGGCGGCCTATCCGCAGGTTGCCGGCAGGCTGAAGGACATGAGCGGCCGCAAATACTCGACTGCGCCGGACACCTCGCAGCTGGACGTGCTGCTCTATTCGCCCTTCTGGGAGAGGGTGAGCCTGTCCCCGGACGAGACCCGTCTGTGCGGCCTGCTGAAGGAAAAGGGAGCCATGTTTGCCTCCGACGCCAGAGACGCGCTGGGGCTGGCCTCAAACGAGCTGCTGCACCTGCCGGCTCTGGAGGCTGCGGGAGCCATCAAGCGCAGCCATCTGACGCCCACGGACCTGTTTCACATACAGGGCAGGATGAGCAAGTGGGACACGGAGAGCGCCCTGAACGCATTGAAGGTGTTTGCCATGCTGCTGGGGACGGACCCGGAGGATCTGACGGAACGCATATGGCGGCAGATCAGATATATGCTCCTGTCCCAGCTCCTCCAAAGAGAGCTGACGGACGAGACCGGCAGGGAATGCGCCCTTTCCGGCGAATCGGAATATATGATCCGGGGCATCACCGACGAGCGAAAGGGCGGAGTGGCCTTTTCCCTCAGTCTGCCCCATCCCCTGATAGCCATAGGCGCTCCGGTAAAGGATATGTTTGAAGGCTTTGACAAATACGTCCATTGCCCGGTCATCATACCCGAACATGCGGACGTGGCAAATGCTGTGGGAGCCGTGTCCGGAGAGATCATTGCCCGGGAGACGGTGTATATCCGCCCCGGCAACGACACCGGCTACATAGTGTATTCATCTCAAAAGCGCCTGGAGGAAAACACTCTCTCGGGAGCCACCGCCACGGGCCTGGAGCTGTGCAAGGAGCTGGCCAGGGCAAAGTCGCTGGCTGCGGGAGCCCGGGAGCCTCTGGTGAGAGTCACCGTCAAGGACAGGATATCCCACACCACCGACGGAGGACTGCTGTTTGTGGAGCGCCTTCTCACGGGACAGGGCTCCGGAGCAAGTATAGAAGCAACACAGGAAAAGGAAGGATAA